A region of the Tachyglossus aculeatus isolate mTacAcu1 chromosome 9, mTacAcu1.pri, whole genome shotgun sequence genome:
TGTTTGTGTAGGTGTACTCACCACTTGCCGTAACCTGCAATGAGTAGCATTTTATGGTATATTCAGGGGAAAAGagacaatcagccaatcagttatatttattgaacacttaccatgtgcagaacactatactaagcgctcgggagagtacaatacagcagaattaacagagatgttccctgcccataatgagcttatagtctagagggaaagataaacattcatatgaataaagtGAATAAAGAAACAGTTATTCTCCCACTGTTTTGTGTGCTTTGGTTTGAGGCACACTGGTAGATTTCTGCAGAAAAACAGTCACTAGTGCTGCTTAGTTGTGGGATTTTCTGTGTATGTCGGTAATGGATTTCTGTGTCCTGTCCTGCTAGTTAATTCCTTTTGTGAGCACTAAATTCACTCTAGCAAAATCCGAGACCAGTTTGACAAGTATGCTTTGTTTAGTTTTACAGATACTGTGATAACAATCCGAAATCGACACAATGATGTCATTCCTACCATGGCCCAGGGTGTGGTTGAATACAAGGAAAGCTTTGGTGTGGATCCAGTGACCAGTCAGAATGTGCAGTATTTTTTAGATCGTTTCTACATGAGTCGCATATCAATTAGAATGCTGCTCAATCAGCACTGTAAGTACCAAAGGTTCAAAGGAGCTAGAGGAGACCAAAtgtgtcaatcgtatttttttctcTTAAAAATTGTGTGTGTCACTTTGAAGAGCATTGTATTTTTTTCTCTTAAAAATTGTGTGTGTCACTTTGAAGAGCACATTCTGTCTCCGTTTTGGGTAcagggttagtaataataataattatggtatttgttaagcacttactatgtgccaggcattgttctaagtgctggggtagatgcaagataattgggttggacacagtccctgtcccacccggggcgcactgtctaaatccccattttacagatgaggtaaatgaggcccagagaagtgaagtgagttgccctaggtcacacagcaaagtggcagacccgggattggaacccatgacattctggctACCAGgcatgtgctccatccactaggccatgtttgttTCTCTGCACgtaaaaatggaatttattaagcctgTACTAGGTGCCAGATATTGGGCCtagcgctgggatagctacaagataatcagatgggatagtctctgtcccacatagggctcttggTCGAAGAAggtggcagaacaggtattttatccccattttatagatgagataactgaggcaccgatgtGTTACCGAGTACTGATAAGGTAGTTCAGTAGGCGGTGGTGAACGCCGTCAAGAGCTAGCGTCAGGCTCGAAGTGAGGTCTCCTTACTTCTAAGCctgtcctcttttcactaggccatgctgggtccCTTATTTGAGAAATATTGAGTAGTTTGATTTGTATCTTGTTAATCCTTATAGTGACCtgtggacacttgatatttgccccaaccccacggcacttatgtgcatagccttaaattatatattataaattgcttactcATATTAATttacctctccctctagactgcaaactcataaTGTACAGGGaaagtgtcagctaattctgttttatcgtcctctcccaaatgttgagtacagtgctctgcacatagtaaatgctcagtaaatacagttcatTAACGATCTGTCAAGAAAGAGAAAACTTTAAATCTCCAAAGAGGAgatactgaacttttttttaaaatctctttTTTTGGGATCAGCTTTACTATTTGGTGGAAAAAATAAAGGAAGTGCAGCTCATCGCAAACACATTGGAAGCATTAATCCGAACTGCAATGTTGTTGAAGTTATTAAAGGTAAATTCTTCTGAATGTACTTTGAAGGCTACCTGAAAATATGTAAATGAGTGGGGAAAGAGTTATCCTGAATCACTGGACAAAATAAGCTTCATTGAAATGGAATTTTCTTGTGATGGAATGTGGCATTAATTAGTCTTGTTTTGCTAGGGTTTGGGCAGGTGTGCATTAATTTCTCTGCAGGCCTGTTGTATGTGGGGCTAGATCCTGGGGTCAGCATCTTTCTCGCCAGCTCTGTTTTGCCCACACCCTAGGGTTTCGGGTTCATGACAAATGGCTGGTGGAAAAGATAGCAGATGGGCCTCGCTTCTCAAAATCTCTGGCCACCGCTTTAACTGCGGTGCCTTTTTGGTCCCATTAGGGAACTATTTTAACCGCCAGTGTTTCGTTTTGTTATGTGTTCTAAAATGTACCCTAAGGGAGTTTAGGTTGGACTCTTAATCCTTCAGTCAGTCCTGTTATAATGTTTTGGACAGAGTATTAGAGGAGAATTAGGGAAGAGTCTTTCGACTACACATGTCTGTCTACCTAATGTGAAGCGGCAGCAGAAGAAATGTATGGATGCCCGTGTGCAGTGAAAGTGCTACAGCAGTTTTCTGTGATGTGAGAGTCTTCCACAACCCTCATatttataggagaactgactatTTTAAGAAGCTTTTTGTTTTAATGtgctttccaacttgtacttcccaagcgcttagtacagtgctctgcacacagtaagtgctcaataaatacgattgattgattgagcagaagAAATGTACGGATGCCCGTGTGCAGTGAAAGTGCTGCAGCAGTTTTCTGTGATGTGAGAGTCTTCCACAACCCTCATatttataggagaactgactatTTTAAGAAGCTTTTTGTTTTAATGTGCTTTCCGCTGTCCTTTGGACTGTTTTTACAGGCTGTATTTTGGTATTTCTCCAACATTGGAGAAGCCTCAATGGCAAATAAGAAATGCAGATATCTTCTGCAGAAACTTAAAAACAATTATCTAAAGATTTCACCTGCTTCACATTTAACAATAGGATTAATCTTACTTTGTTTTACTCTGTTAGATGGCTATGAAAATGCAAGGAGTCTGTGTGATTTGTATTACATTAACTCTCCTGAATTGAAGCTCGTAGAGCTAAATGGTAAGTCTGTCATTACAATGataaagtaataattgtgatggTTGCTAAGcgattaatatgtgccaagcacgctactaagctctgggatatatTCAGGTAATGAGGTCAGTTTcagctcctgtccctcatggggctcatagtttatgTAGGAGTCTTTCCATTGAGCGATAATTTTCcttgaaggaagaagagaaggggattaGGTTTACTTTGAGTCATGGGAATAAAGGatctccttctcattctctttatTTGGCACTAGATAGCTTAGTATGTGTGTAGTGTACAACTTTTGTGTGCCCCCTCACTTATAGTTGCTTAGAGAGAGGATTTGATGTCGTTTAATGCAACCTAATGTTCCACGGGCTAGGGCTTCTTTCAGATACTTAACATTCCTGGTGAAAAGTTGACATATTGGgagaatcagatttattgagtggccGAGCTGTGGTTGGAACTGTAAGCCTTGGCTTTCCATATCCATTGCTTTTTCTGACTAATTCTTGTTGCCAACTCAGAGTTCATCATTAGCATTAGTTATTTTTCATCGATTTAGTATTGCTGTGAAAATTGACTTGATACATGTAGAAATTCTTGCATTTTGGTGGGTGTGTTCTTTTTATACTGAGGCTCGTCCAAGCAAGTCTTATAACCACATTCTATACTCACCTGAAGCAGTTGATTGCTCATGTCAGTCCTCTGGTTGGAATACCATCCCTCCGTCAGGTTGCCAAACCCTACTTCCTCATCctgacttcaaaacccttctaaaatagCATCCGACTCTTTCAGACATCCCATAGCAACACTCAGGTCAGCTTAATTTATTCACTTGTGCTCAAGTAGTCAATTATTTTATGTTTATTGTCTTAGGTGTGCTTATTTTCTCTATTAGAATGTAAGGCAAATAGGGACAAAATATTAATTTTCTGCTATTTCCCAAGAATGAGTCCTCTGCACTTAATAGGGGTTCAGTCAGTACTGTTTTTGATGATGCTGCCCCATAGATACTTTTGTATGACCGGATTCAGAACCCCACACCCAAAGCACTGGAGTCCTGGAGAGAGAGTGGTGAGAACCAAACACTTTATTTGATTGTCATTTTCCAAAAGTAATAGCTTTCCAATTATGAATCCCCGTTTTGTGAGTTCTGAGCTTTGTAAGTGTAGTACTGGATCAACATTAAGGTGAGGAGAGCCCACAGCAATGGCAGCTCTTTGGAAACTTTGTCCTGGACTGTGAAGTGTTCTTCTGTTTTGACATATCATGGTGGACTCAATACGTCACtgtgtgattttcttttttcctccctgcaGCCAAATCACCAGGACAGCCCATGCAAGTGGTATATGTGCCATCCCATCTCTATCACATGGTGTTTGAACTTTTTAAGGTATGTAAAGTAGGAGTACATTATCCTCACAAATCGTATTGAATGCTGAAACATCATCTTGATAAAATCACCAAAGTCTAGTTAGGGAACAAACATTCATGGTGACAGTACTGAGGCTTAACGAAAGCTTAGCTGAAGGGATCAAGTAACAGGCTCACTTTTGTCAGCAAAATGTTCTGTTATGCTTAACCCAACAGTGAAACCTCAACTTTTATCAGGTCCGGTAGGCATCTTAGCCAGATTATGAGACCAGTCTTGCCAAGTGATGCTTAGGTCGCATTCATAACTGAATATTGAGAGAACATAGTTCATTCTTAAGTAAAAATCAGTGCTTTTATCTATAGTTGAATACTGGCAACATAGTCATCTCTGCAAAGTGTAGAACTGGATGTGGATCCTCGTCTGATTCCAAATTAAAATTGACACAGTTCAGTAGTATAGGAAAAAACTGGAATACATTTAGCTGAGAGGCTTGCAATGCCCAGTTTTGTTCAGTGTATGTATTTCCTTCAGGTGcatcatcaggaagaaactcaaaTCTATCTTAAATGTATAAGGAATACTTTGTTGCATTTTAAGAAAATATAAGGTTGAGATGTGCATCTGTGTAGAAAAAGGTGCTTTTTGAGGAGTTTTTTAAGAGGTGGTATTGAGAAATCAGATTTTGGAGATTAACAAAATATTAAAAAATTAATTCACAAATTGCAAGAGTATTTGTGATGTGTAGCTCTTAATGTAATGTTTTTCAGAATGCAATGCGAGCTACCATGGAGCACCATGCAGACAAAGGGGTTTACCCCCCTATCCACGTTCATGTCACACTGGGGAATGAGGACTTGACTGTGAAGGTGGTAACTAAGTCTGTTCATTACTTAAGCTCTTCCTCAGTGTTGCTGTTAAGAAGTAGAGGGAGGTCTATGATTTAGATTGAGCCTTTTCCTTCTCAAAGCTTTTTAGTGGTCCCAAATTTCCCACTGCTTTTGGTTTTAGGATGGCAGACTTCTCTCAACATCATCTCCCTTCCTTGCATCTACCTCTGTGCCCCGAACAGCCACTTCAGCCACCAAGATGCTTTCTTCCATTTTTTATTTGAGCCTCAAATCTACTGGAGTACAGGCAGtacaaggagaggaaaggaaattgtaCACTTGTTAGGTGTACTGCCATAAAAgattagctccttgaggacaaataCTGGATTCTGTCTGTTCAGGGCCTAAGGGCTTGCTAGATAACAAAACTTAAGTGTATCCCAGCGAGTTAGCCAAGTTTTCACCGTTAAAATGTGTCAGGATCTTTGCCACTAGTCTTAAACTTTCTGACtcaaaatttattcattttaacagTGCAGTAGCAAAAATCCATGCAGGATTTGAATCAAACTCAGTTTTAAGCAATCACTAATATGCGCTTAGAGTAATGGTAAAAGTGAATACAAAATCAGGAGCCCATTTtgccattatcaatcagtggtgttttattgagtgctcactgtgttttttattttcttcttataGATGAGTGATCGTGGAGGTGGGGTTCCTCTGAGGAAAATTGACAGGCTCTTCAACTATATGTATTCAACTGCACCTCGACCTCGTGTTGAAACATCCCGAGCTGTGCCCTTGGTATGTAGTCCTGTAATGATGGA
Encoded here:
- the PDK1 gene encoding pyruvate dehydrogenase (acetyl-transferring) kinase isozyme 1, mitochondrial, whose product is MRLVRCLRRAASAGPGALSSVPGQVDFYSRFSPSPLSMKQFLDFGSVNACEKTSFMFLRQELPVRLANIMKEISLLPDNLLRTPSVQLVQSWYIQSLQELLDFKDKSAEDSKAIYDFTDTVITIRNRHNDVIPTMAQGVVEYKESFGVDPVTSQNVQYFLDRFYMSRISIRMLLNQHSLLFGGKNKGSAAHRKHIGSINPNCNVVEVIKDGYENARSLCDLYYINSPELKLVELNAKSPGQPMQVVYVPSHLYHMVFELFKNAMRATMEHHADKGVYPPIHVHVTLGNEDLTVKMSDRGGGVPLRKIDRLFNYMYSTAPRPRVETSRAVPLAGFGYGLPISRLYAQYFQGDLKLYSLEGYGTDAVIYIKALSTESVERLPVYNKSAWKHYKTNHEADDWCVPSSEPKDMTTFRSA